A genomic region of Prochlorococcus marinus XMU1405 contains the following coding sequences:
- a CDS encoding polyribonucleotide nucleotidyltransferase gives MEGQNKSITFDGREIRLTTGLYAPQANGSVMIECGDTSLLVTATKTAKKESSDFLPLICDYEEKLYAAGRIPGGFMRREGRPPERATLIARLIDRPMRPLFPTWMRDEIQIVASCLSLDERVPADVLAVTGASIATLVGEIPFYGPMAAVRVGLIGDDFILNPSYREIEKGDLDIVVAGSPDGIVMIEAGANQLSEQDTIEAIDFGYEAVTELIKSQEDLLQELGIKQIKPSDPEEDKTLPIYLEKNCTKPIELVLKKFDLTKEERDLELEKIKTETQSKIDSLKDENQVKVLTSENEKLIHSDFKKLTKKLMRSQIINDGKRVDGRELDEVRKISASAGILPKRVHGSALFQRGLTQVLSTTTLGTPSDAQEMDDLNPSTEKTYLHHYNFPPYSVGETRPMRTPGRREIGHGALAERAIIPVLPGKETFPYVLRVVSEVLSSNGSTSMGSVCGSTLSLLDAGVPLKAPVSGTAMGLIKEGKEVRILTDIQGIEDFLGDMDFKVAGTDKGITALQMDMKITGLPVSIISDAIKKARPARLHILEKMQAAIDKPQESLSPHAPRLLSFRIDPELIGTVIGPGGRTIKGITERTNTKIDIEDGGIVTIASHDGAAAEEAQKIIEGLTRKVHEGEIFPGVVTRIIPIGAFVEILPGKEGMVHISQLSEARVERVEDVVRQGDEVTVRVREIDSRGRINLTLRGVSQNGGMSYPEPTPTPVAPLN, from the coding sequence GTGGAAGGACAAAATAAGTCGATCACGTTTGACGGACGAGAGATACGACTAACTACAGGACTATATGCTCCTCAAGCCAATGGATCAGTAATGATTGAGTGTGGTGATACCTCACTATTAGTTACAGCGACAAAAACTGCCAAAAAAGAATCATCAGACTTTCTACCTCTGATATGCGACTATGAAGAAAAACTTTATGCTGCAGGGAGAATTCCTGGTGGTTTTATGAGGAGAGAAGGTCGCCCACCAGAAAGAGCGACTTTAATTGCAAGATTAATTGATAGGCCAATGAGGCCACTTTTTCCCACATGGATGAGGGACGAGATTCAAATAGTCGCATCATGCCTTTCTCTAGATGAAAGAGTTCCAGCAGATGTTTTAGCTGTTACGGGGGCTTCAATAGCAACTTTAGTTGGAGAGATTCCATTTTATGGGCCAATGGCTGCAGTAAGAGTTGGGCTTATAGGGGACGATTTCATCTTAAATCCTAGCTATAGAGAGATTGAGAAAGGTGATTTAGACATTGTTGTTGCAGGATCACCAGACGGTATCGTCATGATTGAAGCAGGTGCAAATCAATTATCAGAGCAAGATACAATCGAAGCTATAGATTTCGGATATGAGGCTGTTACTGAACTTATTAAATCGCAAGAAGATTTACTACAAGAACTAGGAATAAAACAGATTAAGCCATCTGACCCTGAAGAAGATAAAACATTGCCCATTTATTTAGAAAAAAATTGTACAAAACCTATTGAGTTGGTTTTAAAGAAATTTGACCTTACAAAGGAAGAGAGAGATCTTGAACTCGAAAAAATTAAAACTGAAACTCAAAGCAAAATTGATTCACTTAAAGATGAAAATCAAGTAAAAGTTTTAACTTCAGAAAATGAAAAATTAATTCATTCCGACTTTAAAAAATTAACAAAAAAATTAATGAGGTCTCAAATCATAAATGATGGGAAAAGAGTTGATGGAAGGGAGCTCGATGAAGTTAGAAAAATATCAGCCTCTGCGGGAATTCTTCCAAAAAGAGTTCATGGCTCTGCACTTTTTCAAAGAGGTCTAACTCAAGTCTTATCTACTACTACTCTTGGCACACCAAGCGATGCTCAAGAGATGGATGATTTGAATCCTAGTACTGAAAAAACGTATTTGCATCACTATAACTTTCCTCCTTATTCAGTTGGTGAAACTAGGCCTATGAGAACTCCTGGCAGAAGAGAAATTGGCCATGGAGCATTAGCTGAAAGAGCAATAATACCAGTGCTGCCTGGGAAAGAAACATTTCCTTATGTTCTAAGGGTAGTAAGTGAAGTTTTAAGTTCTAACGGTTCAACTTCAATGGGTTCAGTATGTGGAAGCACGCTTTCATTATTAGATGCAGGAGTTCCTCTAAAAGCACCTGTAAGTGGTACTGCTATGGGCTTAATAAAAGAAGGTAAAGAAGTTCGAATTCTTACAGATATTCAAGGGATTGAAGACTTTCTTGGAGATATGGATTTTAAGGTTGCTGGTACTGATAAAGGAATTACTGCGTTACAAATGGATATGAAAATTACAGGTCTACCAGTCTCTATTATTTCTGATGCAATTAAAAAAGCTCGGCCTGCAAGATTACATATCTTAGAAAAGATGCAAGCGGCAATAGATAAACCTCAAGAATCCCTCTCTCCGCATGCTCCAAGACTTTTAAGCTTTAGAATTGATCCTGAACTTATTGGGACTGTAATTGGTCCAGGAGGTAGGACTATTAAAGGAATCACAGAAAGAACAAATACCAAGATAGATATCGAAGATGGAGGTATAGTAACCATTGCCTCACATGACGGGGCCGCAGCAGAAGAGGCTCAAAAAATTATAGAGGGTCTTACAAGGAAGGTTCATGAAGGTGAAATTTTTCCTGGAGTAGTTACAAGAATAATACCAATAGGTGCTTTCGTAGAAATTCTGCCTGGTAAAGAAGGAATGGTTCACATATCTCAACTATCAGAAGCCAGAGTAGAACGAGTTGAAGATGTTGTAAGACAAGGAGATGAAGTTACAGTAAGAGTTAGAGAAATTGATAGTAGGGGTAGGATAAATCTTACTTTGAGGGGAGTTAGTCAAAATGGTGGGATGTCTTACCCAGAGCCAACGCCAACCCCCGTAGCTCCTCTAAATTAA
- a CDS encoding 3'(2'),5'-bisphosphate nucleotidase CysQ — translation MIELPLGVDINNLIDDLRIFSWEAADIMLHYSNLIKKTDLKKNIIKTSNFDDPVTLADLKVNELMIERINNKYKHINWEILSEENVKIKSKKYEINSDWLWVLDPLDGTKDFIQGSENYAMHLALNYKNRPQLGIVLIPEKDELWISNGSEVWGERRDRSKLNFEISSYKPLSEMILVTSKNHRNLILQNLIEKISFKKVIVMGSIGCKIAAVVKGQCDIYICLSVQGKSSPKDWDFAAPEAILKGSGGAITNLDNAELSYNQNNFQQGGIIIATRNKDTHQDICSQIKEIIKKYDLYPLKS, via the coding sequence GTGATCGAATTACCGTTAGGTGTAGATATTAATAATCTTATCGATGATCTACGGATTTTCAGCTGGGAAGCGGCAGATATTATGCTTCATTATTCAAATTTAATAAAAAAAACTGATTTAAAAAAAAATATCATTAAAACTTCTAATTTTGATGATCCTGTTACTCTTGCTGATTTAAAAGTAAATGAATTGATGATTGAGAGAATAAATAATAAGTATAAACACATAAATTGGGAAATTCTAAGTGAAGAGAATGTGAAAATTAAATCAAAAAAATATGAAATCAATTCAGATTGGCTTTGGGTTCTGGATCCCTTGGATGGTACTAAGGATTTTATTCAAGGTTCCGAAAACTATGCAATGCATCTAGCACTTAACTACAAAAATAGGCCGCAATTAGGAATTGTTTTAATTCCTGAAAAAGATGAATTGTGGATTTCTAATGGCAGTGAAGTTTGGGGCGAAAGAAGAGATAGATCTAAATTGAATTTTGAAATATCTTCTTATAAGCCTCTTAGCGAAATGATTTTGGTTACTAGCAAAAATCATAGAAATCTGATTTTGCAAAATTTAATTGAAAAGATTTCTTTTAAAAAAGTAATTGTTATGGGTAGTATTGGATGTAAGATTGCCGCAGTAGTTAAAGGACAATGTGATATCTATATATGTTTAAGCGTTCAAGGTAAAAGCAGCCCTAAAGATTGGGATTTTGCCGCGCCAGAAGCTATTCTAAAAGGATCTGGAGGAGCAATAACTAATCTAGATAATGCAGAGCTTTCCTATAATCAAAACAATTTTCAACAAGGAGGTATAATTATTGCTACACGCAATAAAGATACTCATCAAGATATCTGTTCACAGATAAAAGAAATTATCAAAAAATATGATTTATATCCTCTAAAGTCTTAA
- the rsmI gene encoding 16S rRNA (cytidine(1402)-2'-O)-methyltransferase, translating to MNNNLPFSHKIPETENNALYMVGTPIGNLDDITFRALKVLKEVSFIACEDTRQTKKIMNRYDMSNNLISFNKNNSFKKIPKIINALLSGKSVAIVSDAGMPSICDPGEDLVKKAKSLGIRVICIPGPSAVTTALASSGMCSSKFIFEGFLPKKKIEREKILFEISSNEKTTVLFESPHRIKKLLQELNDFCGGQREIQIFRELTKKFEEHIGCNIKEAIDFVKDKEILGEITIVIKGIQKTKIFDYDLELLKRELHELVNAGLTLSAASKYLAKKRNTTKSVIYKLY from the coding sequence ATGAATAATAATTTACCATTCTCTCATAAAATTCCTGAAACTGAAAATAATGCGCTTTATATGGTTGGAACTCCAATAGGAAATTTAGATGATATTACCTTTAGAGCACTTAAAGTTCTTAAAGAAGTATCTTTTATTGCCTGCGAGGACACAAGGCAAACAAAAAAAATAATGAATAGATACGATATGAGTAACAATCTTATAAGTTTTAACAAGAATAACTCTTTCAAAAAAATACCTAAAATAATTAACGCACTTCTTTCAGGAAAGTCTGTTGCAATAGTTAGTGATGCAGGGATGCCAAGTATTTGCGATCCAGGAGAAGATTTAGTTAAAAAAGCAAAATCACTAGGTATTAGAGTAATTTGCATCCCTGGGCCAAGTGCCGTTACAACCGCACTAGCATCGAGTGGCATGTGCTCCTCAAAGTTTATATTTGAAGGGTTTCTCCCTAAAAAGAAAATCGAAAGAGAAAAAATTCTTTTCGAAATAAGTAGTAATGAAAAAACTACAGTATTATTTGAATCTCCGCATCGTATAAAAAAACTTTTGCAGGAATTAAACGATTTTTGTGGAGGACAAAGAGAAATTCAAATATTTAGAGAACTCACAAAAAAATTTGAGGAGCACATTGGTTGCAATATCAAAGAAGCAATTGACTTTGTAAAAGACAAAGAAATTTTAGGCGAAATAACAATTGTTATAAAAGGTATTCAAAAAACAAAAATTTTTGATTATGATCTAGAACTCTTAAAAAGAGAGCTACATGAATTAGTTAATGCTGGTTTAACATTATCCGCAGCTTCTAAATATTTAGCAAAAAAAAGAAATACTACGAAAAGCGTGATTTACAAATTGTATTAG
- a CDS encoding nucleotide sugar dehydrogenase: MTSQIKKICCIGAGYVGGPTMAVLADRCKDIKVTLVDIDKKRINAWNDKDLSKLPVFEPGLKEIIKRNRNKNLFFSTDIANTIKEADMIFISVNTPTKTSGFGAGYASDLKWVESSARQVAEYSSGHTIVVEKSTVPVRTAELIQNILSESEENSFISNIKKSFSVLSSPEFLAEGTAINDLENPDRVLIGGEDNNAMRSLSGIYERWIPANKILFTNVWSSELSKLTANAFLAQRLSSINAISALCEATGAEIKEVSNAIGADKRIGKKFLDAGPGFGGSCFQKDILNLVYLCQYYGLEKISRYWEHVLIVNNWQKERIASLVVEKLFGTVTNKKIAMFGFAFKANTNDTRESPSISIAKDLLENGANLMINDPQVLPYQIEKELCKKESKIFSEKEGSWSFNSNLNECVKDADALIILTAWDEYKEINFEKFSKLMRKPSWVFDTRKIISKNSLKGTGIKFWQVGMGECSSL, encoded by the coding sequence ATCACTTCTCAAATAAAAAAAATTTGTTGTATCGGCGCAGGTTATGTGGGAGGTCCTACTATGGCAGTGTTAGCCGATAGATGCAAAGACATTAAGGTCACACTGGTTGACATTGATAAAAAGAGGATAAATGCCTGGAATGATAAAGATCTAAGTAAATTGCCAGTATTTGAGCCAGGTTTAAAAGAAATTATAAAAAGAAACCGTAATAAAAATCTTTTTTTCTCTACTGATATTGCAAATACCATTAAAGAAGCTGATATGATCTTTATTTCTGTAAATACTCCTACCAAAACGAGTGGATTTGGAGCTGGCTATGCAAGCGATCTGAAATGGGTAGAATCCAGTGCTAGGCAAGTGGCTGAATACTCCAGTGGTCATACAATTGTTGTTGAGAAAAGTACAGTTCCAGTTAGGACAGCTGAATTAATACAAAATATTTTGAGCGAATCTGAAGAAAATAGCTTTATTTCTAATATCAAAAAGTCTTTTTCTGTTCTTTCGAGTCCTGAATTTCTGGCCGAAGGGACTGCTATTAATGACTTAGAGAATCCCGATAGAGTTTTAATTGGAGGTGAAGATAATAATGCAATGAGAAGTTTAAGTGGTATCTATGAGAGATGGATACCAGCCAACAAGATTCTTTTCACTAATGTATGGAGCAGTGAATTATCAAAACTTACTGCTAATGCATTCTTAGCCCAAAGATTAAGTTCTATAAATGCTATTTCGGCTCTATGTGAGGCTACTGGTGCAGAAATCAAAGAAGTGTCTAATGCAATTGGTGCAGATAAAAGAATTGGGAAAAAATTCCTTGATGCTGGTCCAGGTTTTGGAGGTAGTTGTTTTCAGAAGGATATATTGAATCTTGTTTATTTATGTCAATATTACGGTCTAGAAAAGATTTCGCGATATTGGGAACATGTTTTGATAGTAAATAACTGGCAAAAAGAGAGAATAGCTTCTTTGGTTGTAGAAAAACTTTTTGGAACTGTTACAAATAAAAAAATAGCTATGTTTGGATTTGCTTTTAAGGCAAATACCAACGACACTAGAGAATCTCCTAGTATTTCTATTGCAAAAGATCTTTTGGAGAATGGTGCTAATTTGATGATTAATGATCCTCAAGTCTTGCCTTATCAAATTGAGAAAGAATTATGTAAAAAAGAATCTAAGATATTTTCTGAAAAAGAAGGTAGTTGGTCTTTTAATAGCAATTTAAATGAATGTGTAAAAGACGCCGATGCTCTTATAATTTTGACAGCTTGGGATGAATATAAAGAAATAAATTTTGAAAAATTTTCAAAGTTAATGAGAAAACCCTCATGGGTTTTCGATACTAGAAAGATAATTTCAAAAAATAGCTTAAAAGGTACGGGGATTAAATTTTGGCAAGTAGGAATGGGGGAATGTAGTTCTCTTTAG
- a CDS encoding O-antigen ligase family protein, translating to MPFLEFKKEVNLNKIGFFGFNIGIFLLFSAPAIASFFLIISLLISIFLIKKNPLHDKINLFLILISFLMLLSWFLYQFNSDGKYPVYESNLSTDPLIGLINWIPLFLSYIGFQHYLRTKNSRLICGLSLMSGSIPILISGFGQYLFNWYGPLEFLNGLIIWYQRDNTSGMTSFFNNPNYAACSLACILPLFYATFYRNKTYKLRKIINLIIIFLIIIGILFTSSRNGLLGIFLGAFFFFISLRSKLLTFSLLSFSSIFLFDLIFKYAYGIALIPLNLTNRISLQEFYEDPRLLIWKNSIFYIFKKPFLGWGGNSFSYLWNKDNTLYLGHSHSIPLEISIQYGLITSLLLSSVVVFILLKSFRVIFLDLNFKLRNSDDEFHFDRGWFAACVVILFSNLIDILYFDVRISILTWVLLAGLRNIPIREDK from the coding sequence ATGCCCTTTTTAGAGTTTAAAAAAGAGGTGAACTTAAATAAGATCGGATTTTTTGGATTTAATATTGGTATTTTCTTATTATTCTCTGCTCCTGCGATAGCATCTTTTTTCTTAATAATATCTCTTTTAATAAGTATTTTTTTAATTAAAAAAAATCCTCTTCATGACAAAATCAATCTCTTTTTGATCTTAATAAGCTTTCTTATGTTACTAAGTTGGTTTTTATATCAATTTAATTCTGATGGGAAATATCCTGTCTATGAGTCAAACCTAAGTACTGATCCATTGATTGGTTTAATAAATTGGATTCCACTTTTTCTTTCTTACATAGGATTTCAACATTACCTTAGAACAAAAAACAGTCGTCTTATTTGTGGATTATCTCTAATGTCTGGATCAATTCCTATTTTAATAAGTGGATTTGGTCAATATCTATTTAATTGGTATGGTCCCTTAGAATTTCTAAATGGATTAATAATTTGGTACCAAAGAGACAATACAAGTGGAATGACAAGTTTTTTTAATAATCCCAACTATGCAGCTTGTTCGCTTGCTTGTATTCTTCCTTTGTTCTACGCAACTTTTTATAGAAATAAAACTTATAAGTTAAGAAAAATTATTAACTTAATTATCATCTTTTTGATAATCATTGGAATATTATTTACTTCTTCTAGGAATGGTTTATTGGGCATATTCTTAGGAGCATTTTTCTTCTTTATTTCATTAAGGTCAAAATTATTGACTTTCAGTTTATTATCATTTTCATCAATATTTTTATTTGACTTAATTTTTAAGTATGCATACGGTATTGCATTAATTCCGCTTAATCTTACAAATAGAATTAGTTTGCAAGAATTTTATGAAGACCCTAGATTGTTAATTTGGAAAAACTCAATATTTTATATTTTTAAAAAGCCATTTTTAGGTTGGGGAGGTAATAGCTTTTCATATCTTTGGAATAAAGATAACACATTATACCTGGGGCACTCTCATAGCATACCTTTAGAAATATCTATTCAATATGGTCTTATAACTTCATTATTACTTTCTAGTGTAGTAGTTTTTATTTTACTAAAAAGCTTTAGAGTTATTTTCTTAGACTTAAATTTCAAATTAAGAAATTCAGATGATGAATTTCATTTTGATAGAGGATGGTTTGCAGCATGTGTTGTAATTTTGTTTTCCAATCTTATTGATATTTTATATTTTGACGTCAGAATTAGTATACTAACATGGGTACTATTGGCAGGCTTAAGAAATATTCCGATAAGGGAAGATAAATAA
- a CDS encoding sugar transferase, with the protein MKKILRKNNIIRFYDLTISLLLTFTFSPLFLILYFICFFDSGKPLFVQKRLGKNKKLFNLIKFRTMHFRTPSVASHLVDKKLVTKCGRIIRLLKLDELPQLFNVIRGEMSLVGPRPCLPNQTQLIKERQIYSIFSVKPGVTGLAQIKGIDMSNPKKLAKIENHMISNFHQINYFKYLFLTLYGKGIGDGIDN; encoded by the coding sequence ATGAAAAAAATTTTAAGAAAGAATAACATAATCAGATTTTATGATTTAACGATATCACTTTTACTTACTTTTACTTTTAGCCCTTTATTTTTGATATTGTATTTTATTTGTTTTTTTGATTCTGGGAAACCTCTATTCGTTCAAAAAAGGTTAGGTAAAAACAAAAAGCTTTTTAATTTAATTAAATTTAGAACTATGCATTTTAGAACTCCTTCAGTTGCTTCTCATTTAGTCGATAAGAAATTAGTTACAAAATGCGGGAGAATAATTAGATTGCTTAAGCTGGATGAACTCCCACAACTTTTTAATGTTATTAGGGGTGAAATGAGTTTAGTCGGTCCTAGACCTTGTCTACCTAATCAAACTCAATTAATTAAAGAGAGGCAGATTTATAGTATTTTTTCAGTAAAGCCAGGAGTGACTGGTTTAGCTCAGATAAAAGGAATTGACATGTCAAATCCAAAAAAGTTGGCCAAAATAGAGAATCATATGATTTCTAATTTTCATCAAATTAATTACTTTAAGTATTTGTTTTTAACTCTTTATGGAAAAGGTATTGGCGACGGTATAGATAATTAA
- a CDS encoding polysaccharide biosynthesis protein, with protein sequence MLNKIQKSLNKILNIPRSAKTFVAVSLDFSACVISIWASFYLRLGDLVYLSEKGFEALIFALSFSLPIFYVFGLYKAIFRHSGTYALLVVSRAIFVYSIFYLTFIGFIGIRGIPRSIGLIQPLIFLIIMCSWRIFTRSILRKILIMNHDNKKMNNALVYGSGQSGRQLVQAMRDSNEVLIKGFLDDNKDKQGFFIDGKPIYSPEKLQKIIKRKKINLIFLALPSIERKERSQIIRNLSKYKIAIRSIPGIDDLANGKSYTDFVDLDIDDLLGRIQVEPFEELMKKNINKKIILVTGAGGSIGSELCRQIIKLKPEKLLLVELSEFALYSIHSEIEQLKPLNTEIIPLLGSVQDVKRMKEIVSIWKPETIYHTAAYKHVPIVEYNLIEGLKNNVIGTFELANLAITNQVSNFVFVSTDKAVRPTNIMGATKRLAELCLQAFNKRIYSDSDNLFNTKFSIVRFGNVLQSSGSVIPKFRDQIKKGGPVTLTHKKITRYFMTITEASQLVIQAGALAEGGDVFVLDMGAPIKIYDLAVKMIELSGLTLKSSPNSQGDIEIVITGLRPGEKLYEELLLSNNPVRTKHPKIFRSNEPFMEFDELVKEIECLKSLMKKNDFENIRVKLKELVIDFYPNSGIIDHTFTKK encoded by the coding sequence ATGTTAAATAAAATTCAAAAATCATTAAATAAAATTCTTAATATACCCAGATCTGCAAAAACATTTGTGGCTGTCTCTTTAGATTTTTCTGCATGTGTAATTTCTATTTGGGCTTCTTTTTATTTGAGACTTGGTGATTTAGTATATTTATCAGAAAAAGGTTTTGAAGCTTTAATATTTGCACTATCATTTTCTTTACCTATTTTTTATGTTTTTGGACTTTATAAAGCTATTTTTAGACATTCTGGAACATATGCTTTATTAGTAGTATCTAGAGCTATATTTGTTTACTCAATTTTTTATTTAACCTTTATTGGCTTTATTGGTATTCGTGGTATCCCAAGATCAATAGGTTTAATACAGCCATTAATTTTTTTAATAATAATGTGCTCTTGGAGAATATTTACAAGGTCTATCTTAAGAAAGATTCTAATCATGAATCATGATAATAAAAAGATGAATAATGCTTTGGTTTATGGTTCTGGTCAGTCAGGAAGACAATTAGTTCAAGCAATGCGGGATAGTAATGAAGTTCTTATTAAGGGATTTTTGGATGATAATAAAGATAAGCAAGGATTTTTTATAGATGGTAAACCCATATATTCTCCTGAAAAACTGCAAAAAATTATTAAAAGAAAAAAAATTAATCTTATTTTTCTTGCATTACCTTCAATTGAAAGAAAGGAAAGGAGCCAAATTATTCGAAATTTATCTAAATACAAAATTGCTATTAGATCAATACCAGGAATAGATGATCTTGCGAATGGGAAAAGTTATACAGATTTTGTGGATTTAGATATTGATGACTTGTTAGGAAGAATACAAGTGGAACCCTTCGAGGAATTAATGAAGAAAAATATAAATAAAAAAATTATTTTGGTCACTGGTGCAGGAGGATCTATTGGTAGTGAATTGTGTCGACAAATTATTAAATTAAAACCAGAGAAACTTTTGTTGGTAGAACTAAGTGAATTCGCACTTTATTCTATTCATTCAGAAATAGAACAATTAAAGCCATTAAATACAGAAATAATTCCGTTACTAGGTTCTGTACAAGACGTTAAAAGAATGAAAGAAATTGTTTCAATATGGAAACCTGAGACTATATACCATACTGCGGCCTATAAACATGTTCCTATTGTTGAATATAACTTAATAGAAGGATTAAAAAACAATGTAATTGGAACATTTGAGTTAGCTAATCTAGCAATTACTAATCAAGTCTCAAATTTTGTTTTTGTTTCTACAGATAAAGCAGTAAGACCAACAAATATAATGGGGGCTACAAAAAGATTGGCTGAGCTTTGTTTGCAGGCATTCAATAAAAGAATTTATAGTGATTCTGATAATTTGTTCAATACTAAATTTTCAATAGTACGCTTTGGTAATGTCCTTCAATCTTCTGGTTCAGTAATACCAAAATTTAGAGATCAAATAAAAAAAGGTGGGCCAGTAACTTTGACTCATAAAAAGATTACAAGATATTTTATGACAATTACAGAAGCCTCTCAATTAGTAATTCAAGCTGGAGCACTTGCAGAGGGAGGAGATGTGTTTGTTCTAGATATGGGAGCTCCAATTAAAATATATGACTTAGCAGTAAAAATGATTGAATTATCAGGCTTAACTTTGAAATCATCACCTAATTCACAAGGCGATATTGAAATAGTTATAACAGGCTTGAGGCCTGGAGAGAAACTTTATGAAGAATTGCTCTTATCAAATAATCCAGTAAGAACAAAACATCCAAAGATTTTTAGATCTAATGAACCTTTTATGGAATTTGATGAATTGGTGAAAGAGATCGAGTGTCTTAAAAGTCTTATGAAAAAAAATGATTTCGAAAATATTAGAGTTAAATTAAAAGAATTAGTTATTGATTTTTATCCTAACAGTGGCATTATCGACCATACTTTTACAAAAAAGTAA